From Streptomyces sp. NBC_00370, a single genomic window includes:
- a CDS encoding GNAT family N-acetyltransferase, producing MSDLQIRCARLADIDAVLSFWRLAAEGTSISDDHDGMTRLVTRDPEALLLAERDGRLVGTVIAGFDGWRCSAYRLAVHPEQRRRGVATALLDAAEQRFAAIGGRRVDAMVLEDNTRARRAWASAGYHREDHWRRWVKPLR from the coding sequence ATGAGTGACCTCCAGATCCGCTGTGCCCGACTCGCCGACATCGACGCCGTGCTGTCCTTCTGGCGGCTGGCCGCCGAGGGCACCAGCATCAGCGACGACCACGACGGGATGACCCGGCTCGTCACGCGCGACCCCGAGGCCCTGCTGCTCGCCGAGCGCGACGGCCGGCTCGTCGGGACCGTCATCGCCGGGTTCGACGGCTGGCGGTGCTCCGCCTATCGGCTGGCCGTCCATCCGGAGCAGCGCAGACGAGGTGTCGCCACGGCGCTGCTGGACGCCGCCGAGCAGCGGTTCGCCGCCATCGGCGGGCGGCGGGTGGACGCGATGGTGCTGGAGGACAACACGCGGGCGCGGCGGGCCTGGGCGTCGGCCGGGTACCACCGCGAGGATCATTGGCGGCGCTGGGTGAAGCCCCTGCGGTAA
- a CDS encoding adenosylmethionine--8-amino-7-oxononanoate transaminase — MPDLAPAELLALDRAHVWHPYGPMPGRTDPLVVESASGVRLRLAEPAHGQRELVDGMASWWSAIHGYNHPVLNEAARGQLDRMSHVMFGGLTHEPAVRLATKLVDMTPEPLRHVFLADSGSVSVEVAVKMCLQYWRSVGRPAKQRLLTWRGGYHGDTWQPMSVCDPDGGMHELWSGVLPRQVFAGVPPVEYDETYADGLRALIAEHADELAAVIVEPVVQGAGGMRFHSPAYLRVLREACDEHDVLLILDEIATGFGRTGTLFAAGQAGVSPDVMCVGKALTGGYLTMAATLCTARVAEGIARGEVPVLAHGPTFMGNPLAAAVACASIDLLLGQDWVKEVERIGTGLREGLAEAAELPGVRDVRVLGAIGVIQLDHDVDMAAATRAAVREGVWLRPFRDLVYTMPPYVTGDDDVARICRAASAAAREG, encoded by the coding sequence ATGCCTGATCTCGCCCCGGCCGAACTGCTGGCGCTCGACCGCGCGCACGTCTGGCACCCGTACGGCCCGATGCCGGGCCGTACGGATCCGCTGGTCGTGGAGTCCGCGTCAGGCGTCCGGCTACGGCTCGCCGAACCGGCGCACGGGCAGCGCGAGTTGGTCGACGGGATGGCGTCCTGGTGGTCGGCGATCCACGGCTACAACCACCCGGTGCTCAACGAGGCGGCGCGCGGCCAGCTCGACCGGATGAGCCATGTGATGTTCGGCGGCCTCACCCATGAGCCCGCCGTACGGCTCGCCACGAAGCTGGTCGACATGACGCCCGAGCCACTGCGGCATGTGTTTCTCGCCGACTCGGGCTCGGTCTCCGTCGAGGTCGCCGTCAAGATGTGTCTGCAGTACTGGCGTTCCGTCGGCAGACCCGCCAAGCAGCGGCTGCTGACCTGGCGCGGCGGCTACCACGGCGACACCTGGCAGCCGATGTCGGTCTGCGACCCGGACGGCGGGATGCACGAGCTGTGGTCGGGCGTCCTGCCCCGGCAGGTGTTCGCGGGGGTGCCGCCGGTCGAGTACGACGAGACGTACGCGGACGGGCTGCGCGCGCTGATCGCCGAGCACGCGGACGAACTGGCGGCGGTGATCGTGGAGCCGGTGGTGCAGGGCGCGGGCGGGATGCGCTTCCACTCCCCCGCGTATCTGCGGGTGTTGCGGGAGGCCTGCGACGAACACGACGTGCTGCTGATCCTCGACGAGATCGCGACGGGTTTCGGCCGTACGGGCACGCTGTTCGCCGCCGGCCAGGCCGGTGTCTCGCCCGATGTGATGTGTGTGGGCAAGGCCCTCACGGGCGGCTATCTGACGATGGCGGCGACGCTGTGCACGGCGAGGGTCGCCGAGGGCATCGCGCGCGGCGAGGTCCCCGTACTGGCGCACGGGCCGACCTTCATGGGCAATCCGCTGGCCGCTGCCGTGGCCTGCGCCTCCATCGACCTGCTGCTCGGGCAGGACTGGGTCAAGGAGGTGGAGCGGATCGGCACGGGCCTGCGCGAGGGACTGGCGGAGGCGGCGGAGCTGCCGGGCGTGCGTGACGTTCGGGTGCTGGGCGCCATCGGGGTGATCCAGCTCGACCACGACGTGGACATGGCGGCGGCGACCCGCGCCGCGGTGCGCGAAGGCGTGTGGCTGCGGCCGTTCCGCGACCTCGTCTACACGATGCCGCCGTATGTGACGGGTGACGACGACGTCGCACGGATCTGCCGTGCGGCGTCGGCCGCGGCGCGGGAGGGCTGA
- a CDS encoding VOC family protein, which produces MRVRIDEIVFDCEKPLELARFWAALLGGEPTGRSADWAYIDPPEFTRIAFQRVPEGKAVKNRLHLDLLADDIPAATAEAVRLGAEQVGGIVSDTPGSFQVLRDPEGNEFCFVTPA; this is translated from the coding sequence ATGCGCGTACGTATCGACGAGATCGTCTTCGACTGTGAGAAGCCGCTGGAGCTGGCCCGGTTCTGGGCCGCTCTCCTCGGCGGTGAGCCGACCGGGCGGAGCGCCGACTGGGCGTACATCGACCCGCCGGAGTTCACCCGGATCGCCTTCCAGCGGGTTCCGGAGGGCAAGGCCGTCAAGAACCGCCTCCATCTGGACCTGCTGGCCGACGACATCCCGGCCGCGACGGCCGAGGCGGTCCGGCTCGGGGCCGAACAGGTCGGCGGGATCGTCTCCGACACGCCGGGCAGCTTCCAGGTGCTGCGCGACCCGGAGGGCAACGAGTTCTGTTTCGTCACCCCGGCCTGA
- a CDS encoding hemolysin family protein, with translation MTEVLLLILAVLLALLCGAFVAAEFSLTTVERGDLERAAERGERGAAGALKAVQSLTFQLSGAQLGITVTNLVVGMLAEPSVSKLIRGPVEATGLSESVASSVALVIGTALSTVVLMVVGELVPKNWAISSPLAVAKVVATPQRHFTAVFRPFIAHLNNTANRIVRAMGLEPTEELASARSPQELVALARHSAKEGALEADTAELFVRTLSLAALTTENVMTPRVQVMALDVQATAEDVANATRATGLSRFPVYRGNLDTVVGIAHIKDVLAVPAERRVRHPVRELLREPLLVPETLTVDKLLDRLSGRSTMAVVIDEYGGTAGVVTLEDIVEEVVGEVRDEHDPHETPDLAPVGEDAEGRPLWSADGAARADQLEKIGLRVPEGPYETLAGFVAAELGRIPAEGDEVEVGGWRLEVSDASGRRAARLTLHGALPGADSDTDTDDTEEEAGR, from the coding sequence ATGACCGAAGTGCTTCTGCTCATCCTGGCCGTGCTGCTCGCGCTGCTCTGCGGAGCGTTCGTCGCCGCCGAGTTCTCGCTCACCACCGTCGAGCGGGGTGATCTGGAACGGGCCGCCGAGCGCGGCGAACGGGGCGCCGCCGGCGCGCTGAAGGCCGTACAGAGCCTCACCTTCCAGCTCTCCGGGGCGCAGCTCGGCATCACCGTCACCAATCTGGTCGTCGGTATGCTCGCCGAGCCGTCCGTCTCCAAGCTGATCCGGGGGCCGGTCGAGGCGACCGGCCTGTCGGAGTCCGTGGCGTCCTCGGTCGCCCTGGTCATCGGTACGGCCCTGTCGACCGTCGTGCTGATGGTCGTCGGCGAGCTGGTCCCCAAGAACTGGGCGATCTCGTCCCCGCTGGCCGTCGCCAAGGTCGTCGCCACGCCGCAGCGCCACTTCACCGCCGTCTTCCGCCCGTTCATCGCGCATCTCAACAACACGGCCAACCGCATCGTGCGCGCCATGGGTCTTGAGCCGACCGAGGAGCTGGCCTCCGCCCGCTCACCGCAGGAACTGGTCGCGCTGGCCCGGCACTCGGCGAAGGAGGGCGCGCTGGAGGCGGACACCGCCGAGCTGTTCGTACGGACCCTGAGTCTGGCGGCGCTCACCACGGAGAACGTGATGACGCCGCGCGTCCAGGTCATGGCGCTGGACGTACAGGCGACGGCCGAGGACGTGGCCAACGCGACCCGGGCCACCGGTCTTTCCCGCTTCCCCGTCTACCGGGGCAATCTGGACACGGTCGTGGGCATCGCGCACATCAAGGACGTGCTCGCAGTGCCGGCCGAGCGCAGGGTCCGGCACCCCGTCAGGGAGCTGCTGCGGGAGCCGCTGCTCGTCCCGGAGACACTGACCGTGGACAAGCTGCTCGACCGGCTCTCCGGACGTTCCACGATGGCGGTCGTCATCGACGAGTACGGCGGCACCGCCGGTGTGGTGACGCTGGAGGACATCGTCGAGGAGGTCGTCGGCGAGGTACGCGACGAGCACGACCCGCACGAGACCCCGGATCTGGCCCCGGTCGGCGAGGACGCCGAGGGCCGGCCGCTGTGGTCGGCGGACGGTGCCGCACGCGCCGACCAGCTGGAGAAGATCGGGCTGCGGGTGCCCGAGGGGCCGTACGAGACGCTGGCCGGTTTCGTCGCGGCCGAGCTGGGCCGGATCCCCGCCGAGGGCGACGAGGTCGAGGTCGGCGGCTGGCGGCTGGAAGTCTCCGACGCCTCGGGCCGCCGCGCGGCCCGGCTGACCCTGCACGGCGCGCTGCCCGGCGCCGACAGCGACACGGATACTGACGACACGGAAGAGGAGGCCGGACGATGA
- a CDS encoding ATP-binding cassette domain-containing protein: protein MTSIDIQQLTKEYGAIRAVDRLTFQVRPGRVTGFLGPNGAGKSTTMRLVLGLDRPTSGSATVGGQQYARLAEPLREVGSLLDAGAALGARTARAHLRILAASNRIPARRVDDVLEEVGIASVAGRRVRTYSLGMRQRLGMAAALLGDPPVLMLDEPSNGLDAEGMRWIRELLRRLADEGRTVLVASHLMNETASYADHLVVLGSGRLLADTPLREFIDARVRPRVRLRTTEGARLRTLLRAKGFSPVEDDGGWTVEGARVVEIGPLAARAGIPILQLADEVGTLEQAYLHLTEDVAQYTSATAPHPQEA from the coding sequence ATGACCAGCATCGACATCCAGCAACTCACCAAGGAGTACGGGGCGATCCGCGCCGTCGACCGGCTCACGTTCCAGGTGAGACCCGGCCGGGTCACCGGCTTCCTCGGCCCCAACGGCGCCGGGAAGTCCACCACCATGCGGCTGGTGCTCGGCCTCGACCGGCCGACGTCCGGGAGCGCCACCGTCGGCGGCCAGCAGTACGCGCGGCTCGCCGAACCGCTGCGCGAGGTCGGGTCGTTGCTGGACGCGGGAGCCGCCCTGGGCGCGCGCACCGCACGGGCGCACCTGCGGATACTCGCGGCGAGCAACCGCATCCCCGCCCGGCGGGTGGACGACGTGCTCGAAGAGGTGGGCATCGCGTCCGTCGCGGGGCGGCGCGTCAGGACGTACTCGCTCGGTATGCGCCAGCGGCTCGGCATGGCGGCGGCGCTGCTCGGCGACCCGCCGGTGCTGATGCTGGACGAGCCGTCCAACGGCCTGGACGCCGAGGGCATGCGCTGGATCAGGGAACTGCTGCGCCGGCTGGCGGACGAGGGCAGAACGGTACTGGTCGCCAGCCATCTCATGAACGAGACGGCGTCCTACGCCGACCATCTCGTGGTCCTGGGAAGCGGCAGACTCCTCGCCGACACCCCGCTGCGGGAGTTCATCGACGCACGGGTACGCCCGCGCGTCAGACTGCGCACCACCGAGGGCGCCCGGCTGCGCACCCTGCTGCGGGCGAAGGGCTTCTCGCCCGTCGAGGACGACGGCGGCTGGACCGTCGAGGGCGCCCGGGTGGTGGAGATCGGACCGCTCGCCGCCCGCGCAGGCATCCCCATCCTGCAACTCGCCGACGAGGTCGGCACGCTGGAACAGGCCTATCTGCACCTCACCGAGGACGTGGCGCAGTACACGTCCGCCACCGCTCCCCACCCGCAGGAGGCCTGA
- the bioD gene encoding dethiobiotin synthase yields MGILIVTGTGTEIGKTVVTAALAAAALARGRTVAVLKPAQTGLEPGEPGDAAEAARLAGPVTPVELARFPEPLAPATAARRAGMTPVRPDEVAVAAEKLAAEHDVVLVEGAGGLLVRFDEHGGTLADAARLLGAPVLVVAPAGLGTLNATALTTEALRARDVRPLGVVIGSWPAAPDLAARCNLADLPDMAGAPLLGAVPAGAGALPPERFRAEAVRWLAPELAGEWDATAFGAAFAAP; encoded by the coding sequence ATGGGCATTCTGATCGTCACGGGTACCGGGACGGAGATCGGCAAGACCGTCGTCACGGCGGCGCTGGCGGCTGCCGCGCTCGCGCGCGGCCGGACGGTCGCCGTACTGAAACCGGCCCAGACGGGTCTGGAGCCGGGTGAACCCGGCGACGCCGCCGAGGCTGCCCGGCTGGCCGGTCCGGTCACGCCGGTGGAACTGGCCCGCTTCCCCGAGCCGTTGGCACCGGCGACGGCCGCCCGGCGGGCGGGCATGACGCCGGTACGCCCCGACGAGGTGGCCGTCGCCGCGGAGAAGCTGGCCGCCGAACACGATGTGGTGCTGGTCGAGGGGGCCGGCGGCCTGCTCGTACGGTTCGACGAACACGGCGGCACCCTGGCGGACGCGGCCCGGCTGCTGGGCGCGCCCGTCCTGGTCGTGGCGCCGGCGGGGCTCGGCACGCTCAACGCGACGGCGCTGACGACCGAGGCGCTGCGGGCGCGTGACGTGCGCCCGCTCGGCGTGGTCATCGGCAGCTGGCCGGCCGCGCCGGACCTGGCGGCGCGCTGCAACCTGGCGGACCTGCCGGACATGGCAGGCGCCCCGCTGCTGGGCGCGGTACCGGCGGGCGCGGGAGCCCTGCCCCCGGAACGGTTCCGCGCGGAGGCGGTGCGATGGCTGGCGCCGGAGCTGGCCGGGGAGTGGGACGCGACGGCGTTCGGCGCGGCGTTCGCCGCGCCATAG
- a CDS encoding ABC transporter permease: MSLPAAAHAEWLKVRSLWVLPSSLTGAFLVTTVFSLLICGTLGPDDTAGADFDPLLLSYAGLSFGQLAAIVFGAVAMASEYRAGAIQVSLAAVPDRRAFYTAKLAVVAVLALAVGLVTGLVCFVGGQALIGTEFGIGLGDQAAPRAILGCGLYLTCVSLLAAGVAAVLRSVAGTLSVLVPVFLLLPFVLGDVSGNGKAADFFPGQAGQRMLVLDPSGTPGAWTGLAVLIGWTAATVLAGGLALRRRDA; the protein is encoded by the coding sequence ATGTCACTCCCCGCAGCCGCCCACGCCGAATGGCTCAAGGTCCGCTCCCTGTGGGTCCTGCCCTCCTCGCTGACCGGTGCCTTCCTGGTGACGACGGTCTTCTCCCTGCTCATCTGCGGCACGCTCGGCCCCGACGACACCGCGGGCGCCGACTTCGACCCGCTGCTCCTGTCGTATGCCGGCCTGAGCTTCGGCCAGCTCGCCGCCATCGTCTTCGGCGCGGTCGCCATGGCGTCCGAGTACCGCGCCGGCGCCATCCAGGTCTCGCTGGCCGCCGTACCGGACAGACGCGCCTTCTACACGGCGAAGCTGGCCGTCGTCGCCGTACTGGCCCTCGCCGTCGGGCTCGTCACGGGCCTCGTCTGCTTCGTCGGCGGACAGGCCCTGATCGGGACGGAGTTCGGCATCGGCCTCGGCGACCAGGCGGCGCCGCGCGCGATCCTCGGCTGCGGCCTGTACCTCACCTGCGTCTCGCTGCTGGCGGCAGGTGTCGCCGCGGTGCTGCGCAGTGTGGCGGGGACGCTGAGCGTGCTCGTACCGGTGTTCCTGCTGCTGCCCTTCGTCCTCGGGGACGTGTCCGGCAACGGAAAGGCGGCGGACTTCTTTCCCGGCCAGGCGGGACAGCGGATGCTCGTGCTGGACCCGTCAGGAACGCCCGGCGCCTGGACCGGACTTGCCGTGCTGATCGGCTGGACGGCCGCCACCGTACTGGCGGGCGGACTCGCGCTGCGCCGCCGCGACGCCTGA
- a CDS encoding SGNH/GDSL hydrolase family protein — MEMNANYTSFVAVGDSFTEGMSDLLPDGTYRGWADLLAGRLAARNPGFRYANLAVRGKLIGQIVDEQVDVAAAMTPDLVTLVGGLNDTLRPKVDMGRVRGLLEEAVERLAPSCKQLVLMRSPGRNGPVMERIRPRMEELFTYIDELAARHDALVVDLYGGNVLGDQRLWDVDRLHPTAEGHRRIAEAVWQGLGLDAEDDWRAALPPAAPARWLMRRGSDVRFARQYLGPWVMRRLTGRSTGDGRLPKRPELLPYEPYAPESADGTP; from the coding sequence ATGGAGATGAATGCCAACTACACCAGTTTCGTCGCTGTCGGTGACTCCTTCACCGAAGGCATGTCCGACCTGCTGCCCGACGGTACGTACCGGGGCTGGGCCGATCTGCTCGCCGGCCGGCTCGCGGCCCGTAACCCGGGGTTCCGGTACGCGAATCTCGCCGTGCGCGGCAAGCTCATCGGACAGATCGTGGACGAGCAGGTGGACGTCGCCGCCGCGATGACACCGGACCTGGTGACCCTGGTCGGCGGGCTCAACGACACCCTGCGGCCCAAGGTCGACATGGGACGGGTGCGCGGGCTGCTCGAAGAGGCCGTCGAGCGGCTCGCGCCGTCCTGCAAACAGCTCGTCCTGATGCGCAGCCCCGGCAGGAACGGTCCGGTGATGGAACGTATCCGGCCGCGCATGGAGGAGCTGTTCACGTACATCGACGAGCTGGCGGCGCGGCACGACGCGCTCGTCGTCGACCTGTACGGCGGGAACGTCCTCGGTGACCAGCGGCTGTGGGACGTGGACCGGCTGCATCCCACCGCCGAGGGCCACCGGCGTATCGCCGAGGCGGTCTGGCAGGGGCTCGGCCTCGACGCCGAGGACGACTGGCGCGCGGCGCTGCCTCCCGCGGCCCCGGCCCGCTGGCTGATGCGGCGCGGCAGCGACGTACGGTTCGCCCGGCAGTATCTCGGGCCCTGGGTGATGCGCAGGCTGACCGGACGCTCGACGGGCGACGGCAGGCTGCCCAAACGCCCTGAGCTCCTGCCTTACGAGCCGTACGCGCCGGAGTCCGCCGACGGGACCCCGTAG
- the purB gene encoding adenylosuccinate lyase has product MTPVSKPRIPNVLAGRYASAELAVLWSPEHKVKLERRLWLAVLRAQRDLGIEVPETAVADYERVVEQVDLASIAEREKVTRHDVKARIEEFNALAGHEQVHKGMTSRDLTENVEQLQIRLSLELMRERTVAVLARLGKLAGEYGPLVIAGRSHNVAAQATTLGKRFATAADELLVAYGRLEDLLERYPLRGIKGPVGTSQDMLDLLGGDAAKLADLEGRIAGHLGFAHAFTSVGQVYPRSLDYDVVTALVQLAAAPSSVAKTIRLMAGHELVTEGFKPGQVGSSAMPHKMNTRSCERVNGLMVILRGYASMTGELAGDQWNEGDVSCSVVRRVALPDAFFAFDGLLETFLTVLDEFGAFPAVVARELDRYLPFLATTKVLMAAVREGVGREAAHEVIKEHAVASALAMREQGAERNELLDRLAADDRIPLDRARLDALMADKLSFTGAAEDQIGAVVARIEEIVKQRPEAAGYTPGSIL; this is encoded by the coding sequence GTGACTCCCGTGTCGAAGCCCCGTATCCCCAATGTCCTTGCCGGCCGCTACGCCTCGGCGGAGCTGGCCGTGCTGTGGTCCCCCGAGCACAAGGTGAAGCTGGAGCGCCGGCTGTGGCTGGCCGTGCTGCGCGCGCAGCGGGACCTCGGGATCGAGGTGCCGGAGACGGCCGTCGCCGACTACGAGCGGGTGGTCGAGCAGGTCGACCTGGCGTCGATCGCGGAGCGCGAGAAGGTCACCCGGCACGATGTGAAGGCCCGGATCGAGGAGTTCAACGCCCTCGCCGGCCATGAGCAGGTGCACAAGGGCATGACGTCGCGGGATCTCACCGAGAACGTCGAGCAGCTCCAGATCCGGCTGTCGCTCGAACTCATGCGGGAGCGTACGGTCGCCGTGCTGGCCCGGCTGGGCAAGCTGGCCGGGGAGTACGGACCGCTGGTGATCGCCGGCCGTTCGCACAACGTGGCGGCGCAGGCCACCACACTGGGCAAGCGGTTCGCGACGGCCGCCGACGAGCTGCTGGTCGCGTACGGGCGGCTTGAGGACCTGCTGGAGCGCTACCCGCTGCGCGGGATCAAGGGCCCGGTCGGCACGTCGCAGGACATGCTGGACCTGCTGGGCGGTGACGCGGCGAAGCTGGCCGACCTGGAGGGCCGGATCGCCGGACATCTGGGCTTCGCGCACGCCTTCACCTCGGTGGGCCAGGTCTACCCGCGCTCGCTCGACTACGACGTGGTGACCGCGCTGGTGCAGCTCGCGGCGGCGCCGTCGTCGGTGGCGAAGACGATCCGGCTGATGGCCGGGCACGAACTGGTCACCGAGGGCTTCAAGCCGGGCCAGGTCGGCTCGTCCGCGATGCCGCACAAGATGAACACCCGGTCCTGCGAGCGGGTCAACGGGCTGATGGTGATCCTGCGCGGCTACGCGTCGATGACCGGTGAGCTGGCGGGCGACCAGTGGAACGAGGGCGACGTGTCGTGCTCGGTGGTGCGCAGGGTGGCGCTGCCCGACGCGTTCTTCGCGTTCGACGGGCTGCTGGAGACGTTCCTGACGGTGCTGGACGAGTTCGGCGCGTTCCCCGCCGTGGTCGCACGTGAGCTGGACCGCTACCTGCCGTTCCTGGCGACGACGAAGGTGCTGATGGCAGCCGTACGGGAGGGCGTCGGCCGGGAGGCGGCGCACGAGGTCATCAAGGAGCACGCGGTGGCGTCGGCGCTGGCCATGCGGGAGCAGGGCGCCGAGCGCAACGAACTGCTCGACCGGCTGGCGGCGGACGACCGGATCCCGCTGGACCGGGCCCGGCTCGACGCGCTGATGGCCGACAAGCTGTCGTTCACGGGCGCGGCGGAGGACCAGATCGGCGCCGTGGTCGCCCGGATCGAGGAGATCGTGAAGCAGCGTCCGGAGGCCGCCGGGTACACCCCCGGATCGATCCTCTGA
- the mug gene encoding G/U mismatch-specific DNA glycosylase: MRPEELDAARDRLVPDVAGPGLRVLFCGINPGLMSAATGHHFARPGNRFWPVLHLSGFTPRQLKPAEEQELLTHRLGITNVVARATARADELSDEEFREGGAILTAKVERLRPRWLAVVGVTAYRVAFADRKARIGPQERTIGATRVWALPNPSGLNAHWTAQTMAEEFGRLRAAAEGDEGPAAT; encoded by the coding sequence ATGCGCCCCGAGGAACTGGACGCGGCCCGCGACCGGCTCGTGCCCGACGTGGCGGGGCCGGGGCTGCGGGTGCTCTTCTGCGGTATCAACCCGGGTCTGATGTCGGCGGCGACGGGTCATCACTTCGCCCGCCCCGGCAACCGGTTCTGGCCGGTGCTGCATCTTTCCGGCTTCACACCGCGCCAGTTGAAGCCGGCCGAGGAGCAGGAGCTGCTGACCCACCGGCTGGGCATCACCAACGTCGTGGCGCGGGCCACGGCGCGCGCCGACGAGTTGAGCGACGAGGAGTTCCGCGAGGGCGGCGCGATCCTCACGGCGAAGGTGGAGCGGCTGCGGCCGCGCTGGCTCGCGGTGGTCGGCGTCACCGCGTACCGGGTGGCCTTCGCCGACAGGAAGGCGCGGATAGGGCCGCAGGAGCGGACGATCGGCGCGACCCGCGTCTGGGCGCTGCCGAATCCGAGCGGACTCAACGCGCACTGGACGGCGCAGACGATGGCGGAGGAGTTCGGCCGGCTGCGTGCGGCGGCCGAGGGGGACGAGGGCCCGGCCGCCACATAG
- a CDS encoding hemolysin family protein, whose protein sequence is MTAIQLIIGLLTLVVNAFFVGAEFSLISVRRSQIEPAAENGDRRARSVIWGLEHVSALLAAAQLGITLCTLVLGIVAEPAIAHLLEPVFNGVGVPHGLVHPISFVIALVVATYLHMLLGEMVPKNVALAGPVRTALLLGPPLVALSRALRPVIFTVNAFANTLLKLLRVEAKSEVSATFSDDELARLVTDAGHAGLLDDRATERLHDALELGRRPVRDVVLPLERVVTAEVGVTPEELEAMAATSGFSRFPVVDASRRILGYLHVKDALDALPRDVPFPVTGMRAIARVKDETPMDDVLTAMRRSRTHLAAVLDADGKLEGMVTMEDVLRELVGRHA, encoded by the coding sequence ATGACCGCGATCCAGCTGATCATCGGCTTGCTGACGCTGGTCGTCAACGCCTTCTTCGTCGGGGCCGAGTTCTCCCTGATCTCCGTGCGCCGCAGCCAGATCGAACCGGCGGCCGAGAACGGCGACCGCAGGGCGCGCAGTGTCATCTGGGGCCTTGAGCATGTGTCGGCCCTGCTCGCCGCCGCCCAGCTCGGCATCACACTGTGCACGCTGGTGCTGGGTATCGTCGCCGAGCCCGCCATCGCCCATCTGCTGGAGCCGGTCTTCAACGGCGTCGGGGTGCCGCACGGCCTGGTGCATCCGATCTCGTTCGTGATCGCGCTGGTCGTGGCGACCTATCTGCACATGCTGCTGGGCGAGATGGTCCCGAAGAACGTCGCGCTGGCGGGCCCCGTCCGTACGGCGCTGCTGCTCGGGCCTCCCCTGGTGGCCCTGTCGCGGGCGCTGCGGCCGGTGATCTTCACCGTCAACGCCTTCGCCAACACGCTGCTGAAGCTGCTGCGGGTGGAGGCCAAGAGCGAGGTGTCGGCGACGTTCTCCGACGACGAGCTGGCCCGGCTCGTCACCGACGCGGGACATGCGGGACTGCTCGACGACCGGGCGACCGAGCGGCTGCACGACGCGCTGGAGCTGGGCCGCCGTCCGGTCCGAGACGTGGTGCTGCCGCTGGAGCGGGTCGTGACGGCCGAGGTGGGGGTGACCCCCGAGGAGCTGGAGGCGATGGCGGCCACGTCCGGCTTCTCGCGCTTCCCCGTGGTCGACGCTTCGCGGCGGATCCTGGGCTATCTCCATGTGAAGGACGCGCTGGACGCGCTGCCGCGCGACGTGCCGTTCCCGGTCACGGGGATGCGCGCCATCGCGCGGGTGAAGGACGAGACGCCGATGGACGACGTCCTGACGGCGATGCGCCGCAGCCGTACGCATCTGGCCGCCGTGCTGGACGCGGACGGCAAGCTCGAAGGCATGGTGACCATGGAGGACGTGCTGCGGGAGCTGGTGGGGCGGCACGCCTGA